In Columba livia isolate bColLiv1 breed racing homer chromosome 20, bColLiv1.pat.W.v2, whole genome shotgun sequence, a genomic segment contains:
- the GIT1 gene encoding ARF GTPase-activating protein GIT1 isoform X9, translating to MSRKAPRAEVCADCSAPDPGWASINRGVLICDECCSVHRSLGRHISIVKHLRHSPWPATLLQMVHTLASNGANSIWEHSLLDPAQVQSGRRKANPQDKVHPTKSEFIRAKYQMLAFVHKLPCRDDDGVTAKDLSKQLHSSVRTGNLETCLRLLSLGAQANFFHPEKGTTPLHVAAKAGQILQAELLVVYGADPGAPDVNGRTPIDYARQAAQHELAERLVECQYELTDRLAFYLCGRKPDHKNGHYIIPQMADRVRPKCMAQSLDLSELAKAAKKKLQALSNRLFEELAMDVYDEVDRRENDAVWLTTQNHSTLVTERSAVPFLPVNPEYSATRNQGRQKLARFNAREFATLLIDILGEAKRRQQGKSLLSPTDALDYSLRSQSDLDDQHDYDSVASDEDTDQELLRNASRNNRARSMDSSDLSDGPITLQEYLEVKKALAASEAKVQQLMKVNNSLSDELRRLQREIHKLQAENTQIRQQTGPAHPTPAPSERPEHGHPPGTAPPHRRDRQAFSMYEPGSALKPFGQPVEELVTRLQPFGTGIRKGPSASSVPFPPSSPLLSCPPDGARHMSKLDRHGSGTDSDYDNTQAGEALISMEGKRFVELSKDEDFPHELDPLDGELDAGLPSTEDVILKTEQVTKNIQELLRAAQESKHDSFVPCSEKIHSAVTEMASLFPKKPALETVRSSLRLLNASAYRLQSECRKTVPPEPGAAVDYQLLTQQVIQCAYDIAKAAKQLVTITTREKKQ from the exons ATGTCCCGGAAGGCGCCGCGGGCGGAGGTGTGCGCCGACTGCAGCGCCCCAG ACCCCGGCTGGGCCTCCATCAACCGCGGGGTGCTCATCTGTGATGAGTGCTGCAGCGTCCATCGCAGCCTGGGCCGCCACATCTCCATCGTCAAGCACCTTCGCCACAGCCCCTGGCCTGCCACCCTGCTCCAG ATGGTGCACACCTTGGCAAGCAATGGGGCAAACTCCATCTGGGAGCACTCACTGCTGGATCCAGCCCAGGTGCAGAGTGGGCGCCGGAAGGCAAACCCCCAAGACAAAGTGCA ccccaccaagTCAGAGTTCATCCGCGCCAAGTACCAGATGCTGGCCTTTGTCCACAAGCTGCCCTGCCGGGATGACGATGGTGTTACTGCCAAGGACCTCAGCAAG CAATTGCACTCGAGTGTGCGGACGGGCAACCTGGAGACCTGCCTGCGTCTGCTCTCGCTGGGCGCCCAGGCCAACTTCTTCCACCCG GAGAAGGGCACCACACCACTGCACGTGGCTGCCAAGGCGGGCCAGatcctgcaggcagagctgctggtggtCTACGGCGCTGACCCTGGGGCACCCGATGTGAATGGCCGGACCCCCATCGACTATGCCAG GCAGGCAGCCCAGCACGAGCTGGCGGAGCGACTGGTGGAGTGCCAGTACGAGCTGACAGACCGACTGGCCTTTTACCTGTGCGGCAGGAAGCCAG ACCACAAGAACGGGCACTACATCATCCCGCAGATGGCCGACAG GGTGCGCCCAAAGTGCATGGCACAGAG cctgGACCTCTCGGAGCTGGCCAAGGCAGCCAAGAAGAAGCTGCAGGCG CTCAGCAACCGTCTGTTCGAGGAGCTGGCCATGGATGTCTACGATGAGGTGGACCGCAGGGAGAATGACGCAG TCTGGCTGACGACGCAGAACCACAGCACGCTGGTGACAGAGCGCAGCGCTGTCCCCTTCCTCCCGGTCAACCCCGAGTACTCGGCCACACGCAACCAG GGCCGGCAGAAGCTGGCCAGGTTCAACGCCAGGGAGTTTGCCACCTTGCTGATCGACATCCTCGGGGAAGCCAAGCGCCGGCAGCAAGGGAAGAGTCTGCTGAGCCCCACAG ACGCCCTCGACTACTCACTGAGGAGCCAGAGTGACCTGGACGACCAGCACGACTACGACAGCGTCGCCTCTGACGAGGACACGGACCAGGAGCTGCTGCGCAACGCTTCCCGCAACAACCGTGCCAGG AGCATGGATTCCTCAGACCTGTCGGATGGCCCCATCACGCTGCAGGAGTACCTGGAGGTGAAGAAAGCTCTGGCCGCCTCCGAGGCCAAGGTGCAGCAGCTGATGAAGGTGAACAACAGCCTGAGCGATGAGCTGCGCCGGCTGCAGCGCGAG ATCCACAAACTGCAGGCAGAGAACACGCAGATCCGGCAGCAGACGGGCCCTGCACACCCAACCCCGGCCCCCAGCGAGCGGCCGGAGCACGGACACCCCCCGGGCACGGCACCCCCACACCGCCGGGACCGCCAGGCCTTCTCCATGTATGAGCCGGGCTCGGCGCTGAAACCCTTCGGGCAGCCGGTGGAGGAGCTGGTGACGCGGCTGCAGCCCTTCGGCACCGGT ATCCGGAAAGGTCCGTCTGCCTCCTCGGTGCCCTTTCCCCCATCCTCCCCGCTGCTCTCCTGCCCACCTGATGGTGCCCGGCACATG AGCAAGCTGGACCGGCATGGCAGCGGCACCGACAGCGACTACGACAACACACAGGCGGGTGAGGCCCTGATCAG CATGGAGGGGAAGCGGTTTGTGGAGCTGAGCAAGGACGAGGACTTCCCACACGAGCTGGACCCGCTGGACGGGGAGCTGGACGCTGGGCTGCCCAGCACCGAGGACGTCATCCTCAAAACGGAGCAGGTCACCAAGAACAtccaggagctgctgcgggCAGCGCAGGAGTCCAAGCACGacag CTTTGTGCCCTGCTCAGAGAAGATTCACTCAGCTGTGACGGAGATGGCATCGCTCTTCCCCAAG AAACCGGCGCTGGAGACGGTGCGGAGCTCCCTGCGGCTGCTCAACGCCAGCGCCTACCGGCTGCAGAGCGAGTGCCGCAAGACCGTGCCCCCCGAGCCGGGTGCCGCCGTGGACTACCAGCTCCTGACCCAGCAGGTCATCCAGTGTGCCTATGACATCGCCAAGGCCGCCAAGCAGCTGGTCACCATCACCACCCGTGAGAAGAAGCAGTGA
- the GIT1 gene encoding ARF GTPase-activating protein GIT1 isoform X7, whose translation MSRKAPRAEVCADCSAPDPGWASINRGVLICDECCSVHRSLGRHISIVKHLRHSPWPATLLQMVHTLASNGANSIWEHSLLDPAQVQSGRRKANPQDKVHPTKSEFIRAKYQMLAFVHKLPCRDDDGVTAKDLSKQLHSSVRTGNLETCLRLLSLGAQANFFHPEKGTTPLHVAAKAGQILQAELLVVYGADPGAPDVNGRTPIDYARQAAQHELAERLVECQYELTDRLAFYLCGRKPDHKNGHYIIPQMADSLDLSELAKAAKKKLQALSNRLFEELAMDVYDEVDRRENDAVWLTTQNHSTLVTERSAVPFLPVNPEYSATRNQGRQKLARFNAREFATLLIDILGEAKRRQQGKSLLSPTDALDYSLRSQSDLDDQHDYDSVASDEDTDQELLRNASRNNRARSMDSSDLSDGPITLQEYLEVKKALAASEAKVQQLMKVNNSLSDELRRLQREIHKLQAENTQIRQQTGPAHPTPAPSERPEHGHPPGTAPPHRRDRQAFSMYEPGSALKPFGQPVEELVTRLQPFGTGEVEDEALYSMHIPASVYRIRKGPSASSVPFPPSSPLLSCPPDGARHMSKLDRHGSGTDSDYDNTQAGEALISMEGKRFVELSKDEDFPHELDPLDGELDAGLPSTEDVILKTEQVTKNIQELLRAAQESKHDSFVPCSEKIHSAVTEMASLFPKKPALETVRSSLRLLNASAYRLQSECRKTVPPEPGAAVDYQLLTQQVIQCAYDIAKAAKQLVTITTREKKQ comes from the exons ATGTCCCGGAAGGCGCCGCGGGCGGAGGTGTGCGCCGACTGCAGCGCCCCAG ACCCCGGCTGGGCCTCCATCAACCGCGGGGTGCTCATCTGTGATGAGTGCTGCAGCGTCCATCGCAGCCTGGGCCGCCACATCTCCATCGTCAAGCACCTTCGCCACAGCCCCTGGCCTGCCACCCTGCTCCAG ATGGTGCACACCTTGGCAAGCAATGGGGCAAACTCCATCTGGGAGCACTCACTGCTGGATCCAGCCCAGGTGCAGAGTGGGCGCCGGAAGGCAAACCCCCAAGACAAAGTGCA ccccaccaagTCAGAGTTCATCCGCGCCAAGTACCAGATGCTGGCCTTTGTCCACAAGCTGCCCTGCCGGGATGACGATGGTGTTACTGCCAAGGACCTCAGCAAG CAATTGCACTCGAGTGTGCGGACGGGCAACCTGGAGACCTGCCTGCGTCTGCTCTCGCTGGGCGCCCAGGCCAACTTCTTCCACCCG GAGAAGGGCACCACACCACTGCACGTGGCTGCCAAGGCGGGCCAGatcctgcaggcagagctgctggtggtCTACGGCGCTGACCCTGGGGCACCCGATGTGAATGGCCGGACCCCCATCGACTATGCCAG GCAGGCAGCCCAGCACGAGCTGGCGGAGCGACTGGTGGAGTGCCAGTACGAGCTGACAGACCGACTGGCCTTTTACCTGTGCGGCAGGAAGCCAG ACCACAAGAACGGGCACTACATCATCCCGCAGATGGCCGACAG cctgGACCTCTCGGAGCTGGCCAAGGCAGCCAAGAAGAAGCTGCAGGCG CTCAGCAACCGTCTGTTCGAGGAGCTGGCCATGGATGTCTACGATGAGGTGGACCGCAGGGAGAATGACGCAG TCTGGCTGACGACGCAGAACCACAGCACGCTGGTGACAGAGCGCAGCGCTGTCCCCTTCCTCCCGGTCAACCCCGAGTACTCGGCCACACGCAACCAG GGCCGGCAGAAGCTGGCCAGGTTCAACGCCAGGGAGTTTGCCACCTTGCTGATCGACATCCTCGGGGAAGCCAAGCGCCGGCAGCAAGGGAAGAGTCTGCTGAGCCCCACAG ACGCCCTCGACTACTCACTGAGGAGCCAGAGTGACCTGGACGACCAGCACGACTACGACAGCGTCGCCTCTGACGAGGACACGGACCAGGAGCTGCTGCGCAACGCTTCCCGCAACAACCGTGCCAGG AGCATGGATTCCTCAGACCTGTCGGATGGCCCCATCACGCTGCAGGAGTACCTGGAGGTGAAGAAAGCTCTGGCCGCCTCCGAGGCCAAGGTGCAGCAGCTGATGAAGGTGAACAACAGCCTGAGCGATGAGCTGCGCCGGCTGCAGCGCGAG ATCCACAAACTGCAGGCAGAGAACACGCAGATCCGGCAGCAGACGGGCCCTGCACACCCAACCCCGGCCCCCAGCGAGCGGCCGGAGCACGGACACCCCCCGGGCACGGCACCCCCACACCGCCGGGACCGCCAGGCCTTCTCCATGTATGAGCCGGGCTCGGCGCTGAAACCCTTCGGGCAGCCGGTGGAGGAGCTGGTGACGCGGCTGCAGCCCTTCGGCACCGGT GAGGTGGAGGATGAGGCTCTGTACTCCATGCACATCCCGGCCAGCGTGTACCGG ATCCGGAAAGGTCCGTCTGCCTCCTCGGTGCCCTTTCCCCCATCCTCCCCGCTGCTCTCCTGCCCACCTGATGGTGCCCGGCACATG AGCAAGCTGGACCGGCATGGCAGCGGCACCGACAGCGACTACGACAACACACAGGCGGGTGAGGCCCTGATCAG CATGGAGGGGAAGCGGTTTGTGGAGCTGAGCAAGGACGAGGACTTCCCACACGAGCTGGACCCGCTGGACGGGGAGCTGGACGCTGGGCTGCCCAGCACCGAGGACGTCATCCTCAAAACGGAGCAGGTCACCAAGAACAtccaggagctgctgcgggCAGCGCAGGAGTCCAAGCACGacag CTTTGTGCCCTGCTCAGAGAAGATTCACTCAGCTGTGACGGAGATGGCATCGCTCTTCCCCAAG AAACCGGCGCTGGAGACGGTGCGGAGCTCCCTGCGGCTGCTCAACGCCAGCGCCTACCGGCTGCAGAGCGAGTGCCGCAAGACCGTGCCCCCCGAGCCGGGTGCCGCCGTGGACTACCAGCTCCTGACCCAGCAGGTCATCCAGTGTGCCTATGACATCGCCAAGGCCGCCAAGCAGCTGGTCACCATCACCACCCGTGAGAAGAAGCAGTGA